In Primulina huaijiensis isolate GDHJ02 chromosome 4, ASM1229523v2, whole genome shotgun sequence, a genomic segment contains:
- the LOC140974851 gene encoding uncharacterized protein, giving the protein MEVVKQWVEPKNASEIRSFLGLAGYYRKFIQGFSSIAVPLTSLTKKNAKFLWSTECQKSFDTLNQALITAPVLVMPSGQGNFVLYTDSSKLGLGAILMQHNRVIGYASRQLKRLNLEVFSSERIPRLSTLIIQSSSTDRIRNGQSYDDQLQKLRLKDESKGIMIYTVVDGIIRYIGRMWVPSVDSIRCDILSEAHMSPYSILPGSTKMYKDLKLLYWWPGDHVFVMIALMKGVMRFGKKDKLSPRFIGPFKILNRVGTLVYRVALSPNLAGVHNVFHVSMLRKYMANPSYVLNFEPLQLTPNLSYEERPIQILGREEWKLRNKVISLIKVKWLHHSDEEATWESEAKMIARYPE; this is encoded by the exons ATGGAAGTAGTGAAACAATGGGTTGAGCCAAAGAACGCgtcagagattcgcagttttcttggaTTGGCGGGTTATTACAGAAAGTTCATTCAGGGTTTTTCTTCGATTGCGGTGCCTCTTACTTCCTTGACTAAGAAAAATGCCAAGTTTTTGTGGAGCACCgaatgccagaagagcttcgatactttgaaccAAGCTCTTATTACAGCACCAGTGTTAgtcatgccatcagggcaaggaaatTTTGTGTTGTATACCGATTCTTCCAAGCTCGGGTTGGGTGCAATTCTGATGCAGCATAACAGGGTAATTGgatatgcttctcgacagttgaaa AGGTTGAACCTGGAGGTTTTTTCTAGTGAAAGAATTCCTAGATTATCCACACTGATCATTCAGTCTTCCTCGACCGATCGAATTCGTAATGGACAGTCTTATGATGATCAGTTGCAAAAATTGAGACTGAAAGATGAATCCAAGGGCATAATGATCTATACAGTGGTTGATGGGATTATTAGATACataggtagaatgtgggtgcctagtgttgattcgattaGGTGTGATATTTTGTCTGAGGCACACATGTCTCCGTACTCCATTCTTCCAGGGAGTACAAAAATGTATAAGGATCTGAAATtgctctattggtggccag GAGATCATGTGTTTGTAATGATAGCActtatgaaaggtgttatgagatttggaaagaaagacAAGTTGAGCCCGAGATTCATAGGGCCATTCAAGATTCTCAACCGGGTGGGGACACTAGTTTATCGTGTAGCTCTATCGCCGAATCTGGCTGGAGTGCACAATGTGTTTCACGTTTCTATGTTAAGGAAatacatggcgaatccttcgtatgttttgaactttgaaccgttgcaaCTTACTCctaacctgtcttatgaggaaagacctattCAGATCTTAGGCAGAGAGGAATGGAAACTACGGAACAAAGTTATCAGTCTgatcaaagtcaagtggctgcaTCATTCAgatgaagaagctacctgggagtcAGAAGCCAAGATGATAGCTCGTTACCCCGAGTAA